In the uncultured Desulfovibrio sp. genome, AGCGCCCCGCCTCTACGTGCGGAAACAGAGCCAATCCCTCTGCATATCGCAGGCTTGGGCGCACAGGAGATTTCATGCCCAGCGCACACCGTTCCTGTCATCTGGGGTTATTTGAACATAAAAGTGCAGTTGTCGCCGCGTGTTGGGCTGTTTTGTCCTTCCTTTTTTTTGCGCCATCCGCACAGGCGCAGGTGACGTTGCTGGTGCCAAGCCAACCCAGCATTGAAGCACCAGCCCCCCGACAAAAGCAGGACGCCCCCGCCAAACGCGAAGATAAAAAAGACGAGAAGCGCCAGCAGGACGCCAAAACAGCATCCGGCAAGACAGACCAGCCCGCTGATGCCGCCGGCAAGCAGCCGGAACAGGCCCCCTCTGGGCCCACTGCCGAAGGCAAACCCGCTCCCAGCGGCGAGGCCGCCCCAGCAGACGCCCCGGCCAAGCCGGAACAGGCCGCTGCCCCCGCGCCAGCGCCCGCTGACACGCAGATAGATGAAGAAGTAGACGTACTTATCACCATGATGCGCCCCTTCCTGTACGAAGGGTTGGTCATGGACATGCCGCAGATGTTTGCGGTGCTGCGTTACGACAGCACCACACCGATAAAAGACGGCGTGGCGCAGCCCGAACGGCGCGACCTGCTGGGCGACATGGAAGAAATCCGCTACCTGAACCAGAAAGCATGGGGGGCCAACGTCGCCCTGACCAAGCCCGGTCTCTACCAGTTCATCATTGAAGGCCGTCCCTGGTGGGATGCCGCGCACGGACGCTTTTTGCAGCATTACGTCAAAACAACGCTGCCGGTGTACGGC is a window encoding:
- a CDS encoding DUF4198 domain-containing protein → MPSAHRSCHLGLFEHKSAVVAACWAVLSFLFFAPSAQAQVTLLVPSQPSIEAPAPRQKQDAPAKREDKKDEKRQQDAKTASGKTDQPADAAGKQPEQAPSGPTAEGKPAPSGEAAPADAPAKPEQAAAPAPAPADTQIDEEVDVLITMMRPFLYEGLVMDMPQMFAVLRYDSTTPIKDGVAQPERRDLLGDMEEIRYLNQKAWGANVALTKPGLYQFIIEGRPWWDAAHGRFLQHYVKTTLPVYGVERGWSLPVGQRFEIVPLSRPFGLTAPAMFSGVVLMDGKPLAAASVRMARINTEKRPVPTSWHEDIAARTNNKGEFSFVLSQPGWWCCMASIPGDPLKGPDGQPKPLQLGTLFWLYVDSLSSEARKR